Proteins from a genomic interval of Schistocerca piceifrons isolate TAMUIC-IGC-003096 chromosome 3, iqSchPice1.1, whole genome shotgun sequence:
- the LOC124787673 gene encoding peritrophin-1-like has product MKVLASLLALCVLAAVVSAAPNCPQYDGSTPVFFPDENDSSSFYECSNGRSVHMVCPTGTVWNSNINTCDWPQSRK; this is encoded by the exons ATGAAGG TGTTGGCTTCTCTTCTGGCACTGTGCGTGCTGGCAGCCGTGGTGTCGGCGGCCCCCAACTGCCCGCAGTACGACGGCTCCACGCCCGTCTTCTTCCCTGACGAGAACGACAGCAGCAGCTTCTACGAGTGCAGCAACGGCAGGTCCGTCCACATGGTCTGCCCCACTGGCACCGTCTGGAACTCCAACATCAACACCTGCGACTGGCCACAGTCCAGGAAGTAG